The genomic region TGTTTTCCACCTTAATTAACACTTCATGATTTTAATTGCTGCCCCGTGGCATTATCAAAGTATCACAGATATTTTGGGCAATGTGTATTTTTATGACACAGCAGTTCAATGGCAAACAAAAGATGACAGAAAAGGCAATTTCACGCACAGACAGAGGCACGTGTCACACGTGTGACACACACAGTGACAGTGTGACGGTGTGACAGTGACCTTGTGACACCCCCGCTGCCCTGTGGGGCTTGGCTCAGGGCCAGGCTGAGGGTTTGGACTCACAGGGGGCTCTGCACTGGTTTTGTCTCTGacattccccttcccccttgtCACCACTGCAATCGGGGAGGACAAACCACAGCATTGCCCGGGCGAAGATGAGGAAATAAAGATGAGGAGGAAGCACATTCCTCGGAGTGACACGTCCCGACCGCCCCCGCGCTGCTGCACCTTCCCCGTGCACACCTGGGCAGGACGGGGGGAGTGGGTGGCGCTGGCCCCGCGCCCGCGCTCGCACCAGGGATGGAACAGCCAGAGCCAACAGGGATGGAACAGCCAGAGCCAACAGGGATGGAACAGCCAGAGCCAACACGGCCGAGGCTCCTGCAGAGCTCCAAGTCCTACGGAAGATGGGCAACCACTTCTCCACAGCAGCCAACTCCCGATATTCCAAGGACACATCCCACTCCTGCACCATCTCCAGCTTtctgcagagggaggggagggagtcGTGCCCTTTGAGCTGCTCAGTAATGTACCTTTGTTCTTCTTtccattccctttcccccctcctttggCAAATGATCTAAGGAAGAACTTGGCTGTTGGGAAGGGGCTGTTGGGGCCTGTCTGTGGAGACAGCCCAACAATCCACCGTGTGCACACATGAGcattccctcctcctccacaccCTGTGTGACGAGCCAGGGACACTGGGATTGGTGGGCTCTGCCCGTGCTGTGGGTCAGCACAGAGTGCCGACAGCAGACCACGGCACTGCACTCAAGTTTTGAGTCCTTTTGCTTGTCAGACACGACCACAGTCTCTCCTGAAGCTCTGTTAACACAGGAGCTGTCAGCTCCAAACTCTCACTGCACTTGTCCTGCCTGGTCACAACTGATGTTGTCCCTCTCAGAAGACATCACCAGCActggctgcccagctgtgctgctgtcagcTTTGTGCTCCTGTTCACAGGGTTTGGACACCAGGAGTTTGTTCCTTACATCCTTCATCTACTTTATGCTATTCTGCATTTTTCCTGGAACATCTCATAATGTCTAGCTAGCAGCCATACCCTGCCCTTTCAGGATAGTTTGCTAGTGCTCATCCACAAAGAACACAAACCATCCCCTGCTAGTGCCTTTTCACATTCCCCCACTCATGGGTGGTCTCTGAAGTAAAGACTCAAGCGAGGCCTGGAGCACGAATTCccttttcattgctttttcaCTACTGATCATCCCTCTCCCTGTGGATAAAAGAGCACACTTGTATTTCCAGGATCAGGAGCCAAGTTCCTTCTGGCACCATTGTACTCACGGGGCTGTGGAGGTGTCACGACacggctgctgtccctgcaggtgtgtgtgcagcctAAGCAGGGACAGGAAACTAACTGGGATGAAAAGCCACAGTAAAAGAGATGCTGAGTTACTCCCTCAAACACTGCCTGTTCCAGAGCTAACAGTGCAGAAGGAATTAAATCGTAGCCCTGAGCAAGGAGCCTCCTCCTTTGAATCACACCTGATGATTTACTTGGAAACGGAAGAAGCATAAAGACGCCCTTTGTGAGAGAAAAACCTTCTAGTGGAGTATGACAAAAAGCATCAACAGAACAAAGGCAAAAATGACGATTCTGGAAGTTGGCTCAGGTTTTAGGAGTGATGAAAATCGTCGGgaatgcaacaaaaaaaaaaaaacccatgtggCAACGCCTCCTGGCCGGGCTATAAAGGGCCCCGAGGCCGGGGAAGGAGCACtcactgctgagctgcagaACTGCCTCTCTCTCCACCTCCAGCCTCCACCATGAGCACCACTGTCAGGCAAtactcctcctccacctccctcAAGGGATTTGGGAGCCTGGGGGGAGGCTCCAGCAGGCTTTCCTCCGTGCGTGTTGGGGGGGGAGGCTACAGGGCCCCCAGCGTGCACGGGGGCTCTGGCAGCTACTCCGTCTCTTCCCGCGTCGTCTCGGGGCTCGGAAGTGGCTTTGGGGGCAGCTACTGCAGCAGCGTCGGAGGGGCCCTCGGCGGGGGCTTTGGGGGCAGCTTTGGGGCCGGCTTTGGGGCCGGCTTTGGAGGGGGCTTTGGAGGCGGCGATGGCATCCTGCCGGCGGGGGAGAAGGAGACGATGCAGAACCTCAACGACCGCCTGGCCGCCTACCTGGACAAGGTGCGAGCCCTGGAGGAGGCCAACACCGACCTGGAGGTCAAGATCAGGGAGTGGTACAAGAAGCAGGGCCCTGGTCCTGACCGGGACTACAGCCCCTACTACAGGACCATCGAGGAGCTCAGGAACAAGGTAGGACTGGGGATTGACGTAACATCTTCATCAGAGTCACTTGTAGAAAGATGACCTTGTTCCTAAGAGCTGGAGGGAAGAGGATTAACAAATGGCCTGAGATTGGAAAACAGAAGGAGCTTTGGAATAACAATTGCAATTTATGAACAGCAGATCATGAGGCACCAGGATGGGGTTTCCATTGACTGTTCCAGTGCAGGGAGAATGGTGGGGGAGGAAAGCAGGAGTCAGACACTGATTCATGTTACCTGATGTACGTGCCCCTGTAGATATGTGCTCCCTGTCAGGCTCCTGCTGGAGCTCAGCAAGCAGGGACACGTTATCTCTTGGCCCCTTCACTGTTGACTGATATGCAAATGGAGATGATAAGTCATTCTCACAATACAAACCCAATCTTTTCTAGAATGTGAGGAGGCTCAAGGTGGAGGTTAAAGTAGAAAGGAACTGTCCTATGGAATGGTTGTTCTTTGGGAGTTGCAGACACAGACATGAGTGAAATCCAAGGGTTGGATCACCCTGTGGTAGGTGCTGAAATAAGATGTGTGCCCTGCTCTAAAATGCAGCAGATGAAATCAGGGCCAAGCTTGTGTCTTTATCCTTAGCAGCTCCTTGGATGATTTTAGGTAAAAGTCCCTGATCCAAAGCACCAGAATGtgccatccctccctgccctgccccctTTCTGCCCTCATCACTCATCCCCAGTGAGCTCAGGTTCCATGGAAGGGATGAGGTGTGGGGTTGGGCAATGACATACCTGGTCTGTGATTAAATTCCAGGGAAATGGGGCAGGGTCAGCCCCTGGGGGAAGTCACATTCCtagaatttttctgttctttaactGTTCTCTTGGGCTTTACCCTGGGGGGAAGGGCCTTTGCCTGAAGCTCCTCTTCAGATTCCAGCTTGTCTGGTGTGCTCTGATGGAGCACAGGAACACAGGAGCTGTCTCTGGATTTGAGCAAAGAACTGCTGGGTCTCACAGAAACCCTCTGCTCCCGATCCAGGGGGAGGCAGACACTTTCCTCCCATCCCGCAGAACAGCTGAGAAATGACCACATCAATATTCCTGGATTATTCCCTGGATATCCCCTGAAGCAGCAGAACTCAGTGAGAGCTTTTCATTAGCTTGTGGCTACAGAAATTCCTGCTCACTAAACGGCCAATCATTTTCATAATCCCAGAGCAAATATTTGCACCTCGGGTGTAATTATGAAAGCCAAACTACGCAGGCACAAGgcactccttccttccttccttcctcaacccttttcttcttctcagcCAGGCTCTTCCCATTCCCAAAGCCTGGAGTGCTGCCAGGGCTCAGCATGGTGTGAACACCTGGAGATGCCACCTGGGCAGGGCCGTGTGCCCATGGCAGTGTCCTCACGGGACTGAATCTGTGCTGGTGGGAGATGGAGCTGAGCACCCCCGTCTCCCTCTTTGCAGAGCCCACCTGGAAGTCCAGCCCCACACCAGGAGGCCCAGTGCTGCTCCAGTCCCAGTCCTTCCTGGATGGGATTGCTGCCAGCGGTTTAAAATGActttttaactctttttctttcttttatcccCCACCAGATTCTTTCTGCGACTGTTGAAAATGCCAACATCGTCCTGCAGATCGACAACGCCAGGCTGGCAGCGGACGACTTCCGAACCAAGTGAGTCCAACGCCTCCGAGAGCTCTTGGGACAAGGGGGGAAAGGCCTGGCTGTTCAAGGCTGTTCTTCCTGCACCTGGGGTTGCTCCACCAGGTCACTGCTCACTAGGAGTGGGACATTTGGGAATTGTGCATCtctccctgggcacagcactgaCATTCCTGCACTGTGAGATCTGTGCACACACATTGAATTACAGATTCTTGGCAGAAAATGCCAAGttggggaaggaaaagacaAGAATAATCCTGTATGAGGTGGGTGTttgcagctgtgtgtgtgcccCCAGGTTTGAGTCAGAGCAGGCCCTGCGCCTGAGCGTGGAGGCCGATATCAACGGCCTGCGCCGCGTCCTGGACGAGCTGACCCTGTCCAGAGCCGACCTGGAGATGCAGATCGAGAACCTGAAGGAGGAACTGGCTTATCTGAAGAAGAACCACGAGGAGGTgagcacagagccaggctcaAACTGGGACCTACGAATATTTCTTGTGCACCAGGTCAGGTCAAACACGCAGGAGTCTCTGCAATTAGGAATGTCAGGAGACATctgaggggaaagggagagggaaataATCCTTTCAGACAGGACCTCCAGGAGGTCTGTGGGGCGCATATGCTGGGTGCAAATAAGAAGTTTTTCAGGATGGAAACATACCTTGTCACTGTGACGTGTATAATGTGTCTCTTCTGTGTCAGGAAATGAGTGCCCTGCGTGGGCAGGTGGGTGGGGAGATCAGCGTGGAGATGGACGCTGCCCCCGGAATCGACCTGACCAAGATCCTGGCGGAGATGCGGGAGCAGTACGAGAGCCTGGCGGAGAAGAACCGCAGGGACGCCGAGCAGTGGTTCTTCACCaaggtgaggggctgggggggagcagCGAGCGCGGGGTCGGGGCTGTGCCCACCACTGGGGCTCTGAGGGCACGGCTCGGCCTCACTGCAGACGGAAGAGCTGAACCGGGAGGTGGCCATCAACACGGAGCAGCTGCAGAGCGGCAAGACGGAGATCACGGAGCTGCGGCGCACGATCCAGAGCCTGGAGATCGACCTGCAGTCCCAGCTCAGCACGGTACGGGGGGCGGGGGGCACCCGGGGACacgggcccggggccgcagggctgtgcccccccggccgcccccgcgCCCCTGAGCCGGCCCCGTGCCCGTCCCACAGAAAGCAGCCCTGGAGGGCACCCTGGCCGACACGGAAGCGCGCTACGGCACCCAGCTGGCCCAGCTGCAGGCGCTGATCACCAGCGTGGAGGAGCAGCTGGCCGAGCTGCGCTGCGACATGGAGCGCCAGAACCACGAGTACAGGGTCCTGCTGGACGTCAAGTGCCGCCTGGAGCAGGAGAT from Pseudopipra pipra isolate bDixPip1 chromosome 26, bDixPip1.hap1, whole genome shotgun sequence harbors:
- the LOC135402757 gene encoding keratin, type I cytoskeletal 14, encoding MSTTVRQYSSSTSLKGFGSLGGGSSRLSSVRVGGGGYRAPSVHGGSGSYSVSSRVVSGLGSGFGGSYCSSVGGALGGGFGGSFGAGFGAGFGGGFGGGDGILPAGEKETMQNLNDRLAAYLDKVRALEEANTDLEVKIREWYKKQGPGPDRDYSPYYRTIEELRNKILSATVENANIVLQIDNARLAADDFRTKFESEQALRLSVEADINGLRRVLDELTLSRADLEMQIENLKEELAYLKKNHEEEMSALRGQVGGEISVEMDAAPGIDLTKILAEMREQYESLAEKNRRDAEQWFFTKTEELNREVAINTEQLQSGKTEITELRRTIQSLEIDLQSQLSTKAALEGTLADTEARYGTQLAQLQALITSVEEQLAELRCDMERQNHEYRVLLDVKCRLEQEIATYRRLLEGEDAHISSQYSSAISPHSGRDVVTSSRQVRTIVEEVQDGKVVSSREQVALTTR